In Leucobacter denitrificans, the genomic window GGATCGGCGGAGTCAAAACCCGTTGGTGTGCCGCACCGGCTGTCAGCGATCGAGTCGGACTAGATATCCTCACCGATCGGCAAACCCCGGGATCGGATCGGTCGGCACGACGACGACGTCTTGAATCTTCCAGTCAATGTCGGCGACTCCCGCGCTCACCTCGCTGAGTTGCTCGAGCGTCACCGAATCTTCTCGCGGCGTCACGAATATCTCGGCGTGGAACACCTGCCCCATGTCTCGCAGGCGGATCCCGTAGTCCTTGACCCACTCTTTCGATTCGAGGAGCGCAAGAATTTCATCTCGCACCGGGTGCGGATTCTTGTTGTTACAGGTGCGAGCACGGCGATCGGTCAGGTCTTGTACCGCTGCGGAGCAGTTCTTGTAACCATCCCAAATAATGCCGAGCGAGATGAAAATAGCTGCCGTGCCGTCGAGCCACCAGAGGCCCAACCCGATTCCCGCCACACCGATGATCGATGCGACGTTGGTTTGCCAGTCGGCCTTCGCCATGTCGGCATCCGCGTACAGCAGCTTGTTGTGCAGTATCGGCGCGAGCTTCGCCTTCGCTGGTCCGTACATGAAGACTGGGCCCACGATGATCACTACCATGACGGCGATCATCACCCACCCAAACCAGATGGTCGTGCCGAACAGCTCGATTTCGCCGAGCTTGGTTCGCTTGCCGTCAACGAACCCTTCGATGAGTCCGGTCACCGCGTCGAACGCTAGGATCGCGCCGACCGCGAGCAGGGCTGCGCCAGCGAGGAGGTGCCCGATCCCCATCGCCCGGTGGTTGCCATAAGGGTGCTCCTTGGAGGGTATGCGCTTCGTAAATAGCAAGGCGATGAGGAACGAGATCTGCGGGAGGAGCGAAAGCATGTCTTCGATCCACGCTGTCGTCATTGCTTGCGATCCACCGAGCACAAACGACACTGCCGTGATCGTACAGATGGTGTACCCGATGGTGAAGAATTGCCACTTCACCGCGCTTTTCAGCGCGCGAGCGTGCTTCTTCGGTAGTTCTTCTTTATCGGCTTGCTGATAGCCTTCACGATTCGTGACCATGACGATGAGTATCGGCCGCGGTGCCCGGCGGCGTCATCCCCTTGACAGTGGGAGGTGCGGGGTTCACTAGATGCCTCCGACTACCGTTCACTACCGCATCAATAACTTCGTTCGCAAGCCCCTAGCTGGCGGGGCGCGGGTCGTTCTACCGTCGTACTCATCAAGTCACTTCTGACCTGATGCCTGGGCGAAGATCGCTCAGCGACGAAAGGAGCAAGATCATGGGCTTCATTGCATTTCTGATTCTCGGTCTCATCGCGGGCGCAATCGCCAAAGCAATTCTGCCGGGACGCCAAGGCGGCGGATGGTTTGTCACACTCCTACTCGGTGTCATTGGCGCCATGCTCGGCGGCTGGCTAGGTGGCCTGCTTTTCGACGCGAACCTCGAAGAGTTCTGGTCGCTTCAATCCTGGGCACTCGCAATTGGCGGATCGATCATCGTGCTTCTCATCTACGGCCTGATCTTCGGCCGTAAGCGCGCAACAGATTGAGCAAGGCCGACTAGGCGCAACAATCTACAAAGGGAGTGAACACGTATGACACACAATTCAGACACGCACAGCGATTCAGACACGCGTGGCAACGACAATATCGAGGAGCCAACGCACGGCGACCCCGGTGTTGAGCGAACGTCGACCGTGCCGAAAGGGTCTCCGCACGAGAATCCCGACTCCCCTGAGGATGTCGAGACCGACCCCGCACTCGACGACCGGCTCGGCTCCGACTGGATCGACGAGGGCGGCGCTACATCAGTCGGCCCCGCGACCTCGGTGCCCGGTGGTGTTGAGACCGAGGAGTCGAAACGCCAGGTGCGCATCGACCGCGAGCGCGAGGAGAAAGAAGAAGAGAACCTCTAGCGCCGCGAACACACTGCGAGCGTTCGCTGCTCATCGATACTGAAGTGGAGCCGTTCGCGAAAGCGCTTACGACGCACACGTTCAATGACCCTCGGGTGACTCACGAGATCGAGCACCCGGGGGTCAACGTATGAGCCCTTCGTCACTGCCTCCGTGTTCCCAAGCCGCTCTGCCGCGATTCGCACCGCGTCGCGCAACACGCTTGCGCGGCCATGTTCGGTGGTGAGTGCCGTTCGGAGCTCCGCGGGATCCACCGCAAAAATCGCCCCCACCACGGCGACCGTGCCGCCCCAGGTGCGAAAGTCTTTCGCGCTAAATTCACGGCCGAGATGCCGACGCACGTACGCATTGACGTGGCGGCTGTGAAGCGGGTGAGGGTTCGGGTCTGCGTCCTCATCTGCACTCTGCCCCGCTTCAACGAAGCGAAACACCTCATCGCCGGGCAATTCAAGTAGCTGCGCGATAACCCTTGCCGCTCGCGGATCTCGCACGCGGCGCTTCTGCTCTTTGCCGCTCTTGCCCACAAAGTTGAACTCCACGATCGTGGGCGATACGTCAAGATGCTTCCGTTGAAGAGTCGTGATGCCAAAACTCCCGTGGCGCGAGGCGTACTCAGCGTTTCCCACTCGAAACAGCTGCTCGTCGATGAGGTGGATCACGCACCCGGCCACCCGATCACGGCCGAGCGACCGGCTGCGCAAGTCGCGATCCACCCTCGCCCGCAACTTGGGCAGCGCGCGCCCAAATCGCACCATACGCGCGAACTTGCGCTGATCTTGGCGCTTAACAAACGACGGGTGGTAGATCGCCTGCGTTCGCCCCGCCGCGTCTACGCCCTTTGCCTGCACCTTCGCAGTTGCGGAGCGGGAAATCTCAACGTCAGTCCAGGCGGGCGGGATCGCGAGAGCCTCGATTCGCTCAACCGACGCGCGCCCAGTGATGCGGCGCGCCCCCAAGCGGTACTCGAATGTATCGCCCGTATTTTCGCGCGTAATGTTGCGGGTTCGCTTCGCCGGATTCTGCTTCGTGACCATCTCCCGCCTCTACTCGTGTCGTATCTAGAACTGTGACCTGAGTCTAAAACTCGACGAAGTTCTTGTCATTGGGGTGGACAGAACCCATATATTTGGTACAAGCGACGAGTTATATAGACACTCGATGGGTTTTGCATCGCCGCTTGTAAGGGGGCATCGGTGTTCGACGCGAATGTCTTAGACGTCACGCAAGAGCTCAGCGCGTGCCTTCTCGGGTATCTCGGCGTTCCTCATCGGCGGCACTCTGGGAACGCTTGTTGGCTGGCGCCCCATCTTCTTCATCACGCTCGGACTCGCCGTCGTCGTGTTTCTGTTGAGCTTCAAACTGCGCGGCGACCGCGGCAATCCGTCGGTCAAGATTGACCTTGTGGCCTCAGTGCTCATTGGTGCGGCGATCGTTGTGCTCACCCTGGGCTTCAACAACCTGAATGCCTGGGGCATCCTTCCCGCCGAAGAGGCGGCGCCGTTCAGTCTGGTGGGGCCCTCCCCCGCACCGATCTTCATCGTGCTCGGTGTCGTGCTCGGCCAATGCTTCTTCCTCTGGACTCGCAGGCGCACCAGGCTCGGCAAGGTGCCGCTCGTCGACCTGAGCGTGCTCAAGCACCCGACCGAGCGCGCCGCTGTGTACGCGATGTTCATCATCGTGGCGATGGAGGCGGCCGTGAACTTCACGGTGCCGACGTACATTCAGGTGGTGCAGGGGCGTACTCCGTTCGACACGTCGCTCGCGATGATGCCGTTCAACCTCACCGTGTTCATCACGGCGACCCTCATCGTGCGCTTCTATAAGCGCTACACACCACGCACCATCGCACTCTTCTCGTTCACGCTCACAACAGTCGCGCTCGTCTGGCTCTCGCTCGTCGTGACGAACAACTGGGAGACCTTCCCCACGATCATCGGCCTCATCGCCTTTGGCATTGGTCAGGGCGCGCTCGTGACCCTTGTGTTCAATGTGCTCGTGACAGCAGCACCAAAGGAGCTTGCTGGCGACGTTGGTTCGATTCGCGGAACGGCGCAGAACCTCGCCTCGGCAGTCGGCACCGCTGTGATGGGTGCGGTGCTCGTCACGATCCTGAGCTTCGGAATCACCAACGCCGTGAACGATCACCCCGAGCTACCGGAAGAGCTTGTGGCCCAGGTGGATCTCGACAACGCCAACTTCATCAGCAACGACGAGCTGCGCGACCTGCTTGAGGGAACCGACGCCGATGAGGCTCAGGTCGAAGCCGCCATCAGTATCAACGAGGAGGAGCGACTGCGCACGCTGAAGCTCGGGTTCCTGTTGCTCGCGGGCCTCAGTGCGCTTGCCGCGATCCCGGCATCTCGACTGCCGAGGTACAAGCCGGAAGAGATTCCTGTGGATCCTGAGACGCTCGTGGAGCCGGAACCAGCGAAGTAGCTCGCGTCAATCCGCGCCTACTTGCGTCCGGTGAACTCGTCCATCGATGAGTAAACGTGGAACACGCGATCGGCGGCTACGTCCCACAAACGTGTCGGCAAGACCCCGCGTAGCGCCATCGCGAGTTTCACGGTCCACGGGCGCATCACCATGGGTGTGCCCTTGAGCATGCCGGTCCAGGCTGCGCTCACAGCTTTCCGTGGCGTCATGATTGGCGTGAATAGCGGGCCGCGCGCGCCCGCGAACATTCCGGTCGAGATGTAGCTTGGGCAGAATGTCGTCACGCGCACGTGGTCGTGTGCGGATCGCTCAAGCTCGAGCCTGAGCGACTCGCTCCACCCGATCATGGCCCACTTCGACGACGCATAGACACTCATGCGCGGGTTCGCGAGTGTTCCTGCGGCAGACGCAATGTTGAGGATGCGCTTTGGGCGCGATCGATCGGCGATCATTGCGGGGAGCACCTCGCGTGCGATCCACATCGGTGCGAGCGCGTTCACGCGCATCGTGAGCTCAATGTCGCGCTCGGCG contains:
- a CDS encoding cation transporter, with the protein product MVTNREGYQQADKEELPKKHARALKSAVKWQFFTIGYTICTITAVSFVLGGSQAMTTAWIEDMLSLLPQISFLIALLFTKRIPSKEHPYGNHRAMGIGHLLAGAALLAVGAILAFDAVTGLIEGFVDGKRTKLGEIELFGTTIWFGWVMIAVMVVIIVGPVFMYGPAKAKLAPILHNKLLYADADMAKADWQTNVASIIGVAGIGLGLWWLDGTAAIFISLGIIWDGYKNCSAAVQDLTDRRARTCNNKNPHPVRDEILALLESKEWVKDYGIRLRDMGQVFHAEIFVTPREDSVTLEQLSEVSAGVADIDWKIQDVVVVPTDPIPGFADR
- a CDS encoding GlsB/YeaQ/YmgE family stress response membrane protein — protein: MGFIAFLILGLIAGAIAKAILPGRQGGGWFVTLLLGVIGAMLGGWLGGLLFDANLEEFWSLQSWALAIGGSIIVLLIYGLIFGRKRATD
- a CDS encoding DNA topoisomerase IB, whose amino-acid sequence is MVTKQNPAKRTRNITRENTGDTFEYRLGARRITGRASVERIEALAIPPAWTDVEISRSATAKVQAKGVDAAGRTQAIYHPSFVKRQDQRKFARMVRFGRALPKLRARVDRDLRSRSLGRDRVAGCVIHLIDEQLFRVGNAEYASRHGSFGITTLQRKHLDVSPTIVEFNFVGKSGKEQKRRVRDPRAARVIAQLLELPGDEVFRFVEAGQSADEDADPNPHPLHSRHVNAYVRRHLGREFSAKDFRTWGGTVAVVGAIFAVDPAELRTALTTEHGRASVLRDAVRIAAERLGNTEAVTKGSYVDPRVLDLVSHPRVIERVRRKRFRERLHFSIDEQRTLAVCSRR
- a CDS encoding MFS transporter, which codes for MSAFLIGGTLGTLVGWRPIFFITLGLAVVVFLLSFKLRGDRGNPSVKIDLVASVLIGAAIVVLTLGFNNLNAWGILPAEEAAPFSLVGPSPAPIFIVLGVVLGQCFFLWTRRRTRLGKVPLVDLSVLKHPTERAAVYAMFIIVAMEAAVNFTVPTYIQVVQGRTPFDTSLAMMPFNLTVFITATLIVRFYKRYTPRTIALFSFTLTTVALVWLSLVVTNNWETFPTIIGLIAFGIGQGALVTLVFNVLVTAAPKELAGDVGSIRGTAQNLASAVGTAVMGAVLVTILSFGITNAVNDHPELPEELVAQVDLDNANFISNDELRDLLEGTDADEAQVEAAISINEEERLRTLKLGFLLLAGLSALAAIPASRLPRYKPEEIPVDPETLVEPEPAK
- a CDS encoding SDR family NAD(P)-dependent oxidoreductase, whose translation is MNAVVSGSTVLITGAARGMGELYARRAVREGAKTIVLWDVDEARVDDLARELGSASARRGTPANVRAYVVDIADRESVAAAMTQVREDLGDPDILVNNAGIVRSSLFWEHDAERDIELTMRVNALAPMWIAREVLPAMIADRSRPKRILNIASAAGTLANPRMSVYASSKWAMIGWSESLRLELERSAHDHVRVTTFCPSYISTGMFAGARGPLFTPIMTPRKAVSAAWTGMLKGTPMVMRPWTVKLAMALRGVLPTRLWDVAADRVFHVYSSMDEFTGRK